A stretch of the Corvus moneduloides isolate bCorMon1 chromosome 8, bCorMon1.pri, whole genome shotgun sequence genome encodes the following:
- the LOC116447192 gene encoding uncharacterized protein LOC116447192 isoform X3, which produces MNFAAQFIYFKVLKNRSPRDCYREDEDYDPFWQSYAEQLFLKKDDNKIKKQHIPALCDLRCCKNVPVRNGLIGQKPPSINPERLKDFGEEDYLNGDVKTWEMKIVSRNEELLRDALSSIPQASSRTSLASCNKLIRFEDISAAAFKIQCGVQKTPCMYSRLSKQYGMDIYLKKEFLQYTGSVKERGVLYLLMSLPQDQQRKGVIVASDSNFSMAVAYHASELRIPVFVIVSTSTAPARVKMCRDYGAMVISYGTTAKDSQVHARRLAQENGYLYLEEEDSAVYLSGLGTVGLEMYEQVPKLDAVIFPAGGHCGLLAGSAAALKHLNPHISIIGVESESFPVLQQSLKAGHPTEDQACNNHHFYGDVSGVCFGSNSLQLTGKLVDKVVAVREEDILISMLRLLEYERATVDAEGAIGLAALVAGKLPELKGKRVAVVICSGNLELHLLQQCIAHALTLDNRVCRFSLVISDCPGDMSKLLEILAREEARVLDIKQERTFVTSELFTVEVICTVETRDKIHTAQLRNVLLERYPRTVWTER; this is translated from the exons ttatgcTGAGCAGCTGTTCTTGAAAAA ggatgacaataaaataaagaaacaacaTATCCCAGCACTTTGTGATCTTCGCTGCTGTAAGAATGTGCCCGTAAGAAATGGCCTTATTGGGCAAAAGCCACCCTCTATCAACCCCGAGAGACTGAAGGATTTTGGTGAGGAGGATTACCTGAACGGGGATGTGAAGACCTGGGAAATGAAGATAGTGAGCCGAAATGAGGAGTTACTTAGGGATGCCCTTTCCTCCATCCCTCAGGCGAGCAGTAGGACCAGCCTGGCAAGCTGTAACAAGCTGATTCGATTTGAAGACATTAGTGCAGCAGCCTTCAAAATCCAGTGTGGTGTTCAGAAAACCCCCTGCATG TATTCTAGGCTATCCAAGCAGTATGGGATGGACATCTACCTGAAGAAGGAGTTCCTCCAGTACACGGGATCTGTGAAGGAACGGGGTGTACTTTACCTTCTGATGTCATTGCCTCAG GATCAGCAAAGAAAAGGGGTGATCGTGGCTTCGGACAGTAACTTTTCCATGGCTGTCGCTTACCATGCCTCAGAGCTCCGTATTCCCGTGTTTGTCATCGTGTCAACCAGCACAGCTCCGGCCAGGGTGAAAATGTGCCGCGACTACGGTGCCATGGTTATATCCTACGGCACTACAGCTAAGGATTCCCAGGTGCACGCAAGGAGGCTGGCGCAGGAGAATGGTTACCTCTACCTTGAAGA ggaGGATAGTGCTGTCTACCTGTCAGGCCTGGGAACCGTGGGGCTGGAGATGTACGAGCAGGTGCCAAAGCTGGACGCAGTGATTTTCCCTGCAGGAGGCCACTGTGGCTTGCTGGCAGGGTCAGCTGCTGCACTCAAACACCTCAACCCACATATTTCTATAATT GGAGTTGAATCTGAAAGTTTCCCAGTATTGCAACAGTCCTTAAAAGCTGGCCACCCAACTGAAGATCAGGCCTGCAACAATCATCACTTCTATGGAG ATGTGAGCGGAGTTTGCTTTGGCAGCAATTCTTTGCAGCTGACTGGGAAGCTTGTGGATAAAGTTGTTGCTGTGAG GGAGGAGGACATCCTCATTTCAATGCTGAGACTGCTGGAGTATGAACGAGCCACGGTTGATGCTGAAGGGGCCATAGGACTTGCAGCATTGGTGGCAGGGAAGCTGCCTGAGTTGAAGGGTAAAAG AGTGGCAGTTGTTATATGCAGTGGAAACCTGGAATTACATTTGCTGCAACAGTGCATAGCTCATGCCCTGACCCTTGATAACAGAGTGTGCAGATTTTCCCTTGTGATTTCCGACTGCCCAGGAGACATGTCAAAGCTACTGGAAATTTTGGCTCGGGAAGAAGCAAG AGTTTTGGATATCAAACAAGAACGCACATTTGTGACATCTGAGCTCTTCACTGTTGAG GTCATCTGCACTGTGGAGACCAGAGACAAGATCCACACAGCCCAGCTGAGGAATGTGCTCTTGGAACGCTACCCCAGAACTGTCTGGACTGAGCGGTGA
- the LOC116447192 gene encoding uncharacterized protein LOC116447192 isoform X1, producing the protein MVSPRASPRARPTDMTIPGPLLPPYGVVVGVLLRLVVYLVAVLYSYAEQLFLKKDDNKIKKQHIPALCDLRCCKNVPVRNGLIGQKPPSINPERLKDFGEEDYLNGDVKTWEMKIVSRNEELLRDALSSIPQASSRTSLASCNKLIRFEDISAAAFKIQCGVQKTPCMYSRLSKQYGMDIYLKKEFLQYTGSVKERGVLYLLMSLPQDQQRKGVIVASDSNFSMAVAYHASELRIPVFVIVSTSTAPARVKMCRDYGAMVISYGTTAKDSQVHARRLAQENGYLYLEEEDSAVYLSGLGTVGLEMYEQVPKLDAVIFPAGGHCGLLAGSAAALKHLNPHISIIGVESESFPVLQQSLKAGHPTEDQACNNHHFYGDVSGVCFGSNSLQLTGKLVDKVVAVREEDILISMLRLLEYERATVDAEGAIGLAALVAGKLPELKGKRVAVVICSGNLELHLLQQCIAHALTLDNRVCRFSLVISDCPGDMSKLLEILAREEARVLDIKQERTFVTSELFTVEVICTVETRDKIHTAQLRNVLLERYPRTVWTER; encoded by the exons ttatgcTGAGCAGCTGTTCTTGAAAAA ggatgacaataaaataaagaaacaacaTATCCCAGCACTTTGTGATCTTCGCTGCTGTAAGAATGTGCCCGTAAGAAATGGCCTTATTGGGCAAAAGCCACCCTCTATCAACCCCGAGAGACTGAAGGATTTTGGTGAGGAGGATTACCTGAACGGGGATGTGAAGACCTGGGAAATGAAGATAGTGAGCCGAAATGAGGAGTTACTTAGGGATGCCCTTTCCTCCATCCCTCAGGCGAGCAGTAGGACCAGCCTGGCAAGCTGTAACAAGCTGATTCGATTTGAAGACATTAGTGCAGCAGCCTTCAAAATCCAGTGTGGTGTTCAGAAAACCCCCTGCATG TATTCTAGGCTATCCAAGCAGTATGGGATGGACATCTACCTGAAGAAGGAGTTCCTCCAGTACACGGGATCTGTGAAGGAACGGGGTGTACTTTACCTTCTGATGTCATTGCCTCAG GATCAGCAAAGAAAAGGGGTGATCGTGGCTTCGGACAGTAACTTTTCCATGGCTGTCGCTTACCATGCCTCAGAGCTCCGTATTCCCGTGTTTGTCATCGTGTCAACCAGCACAGCTCCGGCCAGGGTGAAAATGTGCCGCGACTACGGTGCCATGGTTATATCCTACGGCACTACAGCTAAGGATTCCCAGGTGCACGCAAGGAGGCTGGCGCAGGAGAATGGTTACCTCTACCTTGAAGA ggaGGATAGTGCTGTCTACCTGTCAGGCCTGGGAACCGTGGGGCTGGAGATGTACGAGCAGGTGCCAAAGCTGGACGCAGTGATTTTCCCTGCAGGAGGCCACTGTGGCTTGCTGGCAGGGTCAGCTGCTGCACTCAAACACCTCAACCCACATATTTCTATAATT GGAGTTGAATCTGAAAGTTTCCCAGTATTGCAACAGTCCTTAAAAGCTGGCCACCCAACTGAAGATCAGGCCTGCAACAATCATCACTTCTATGGAG ATGTGAGCGGAGTTTGCTTTGGCAGCAATTCTTTGCAGCTGACTGGGAAGCTTGTGGATAAAGTTGTTGCTGTGAG GGAGGAGGACATCCTCATTTCAATGCTGAGACTGCTGGAGTATGAACGAGCCACGGTTGATGCTGAAGGGGCCATAGGACTTGCAGCATTGGTGGCAGGGAAGCTGCCTGAGTTGAAGGGTAAAAG AGTGGCAGTTGTTATATGCAGTGGAAACCTGGAATTACATTTGCTGCAACAGTGCATAGCTCATGCCCTGACCCTTGATAACAGAGTGTGCAGATTTTCCCTTGTGATTTCCGACTGCCCAGGAGACATGTCAAAGCTACTGGAAATTTTGGCTCGGGAAGAAGCAAG AGTTTTGGATATCAAACAAGAACGCACATTTGTGACATCTGAGCTCTTCACTGTTGAG GTCATCTGCACTGTGGAGACCAGAGACAAGATCCACACAGCCCAGCTGAGGAATGTGCTCTTGGAACGCTACCCCAGAACTGTCTGGACTGAGCGGTGA
- the LOC116447192 gene encoding uncharacterized protein LOC116447192 isoform X4, giving the protein MNFAAQFIYFKVLKNRSPRDCYREDEDYDPFWQRDDNKIKKQHIPALCDLRCCKNVPVRNGLIGQKPPSINPERLKDFGEEDYLNGDVKTWEMKIVSRNEELLRDALSSIPQASSRTSLASCNKLIRFEDISAAAFKIQCGVQKTPCMYSRLSKQYGMDIYLKKEFLQYTGSVKERGVLYLLMSLPQDQQRKGVIVASDSNFSMAVAYHASELRIPVFVIVSTSTAPARVKMCRDYGAMVISYGTTAKDSQVHARRLAQENGYLYLEEEDSAVYLSGLGTVGLEMYEQVPKLDAVIFPAGGHCGLLAGSAAALKHLNPHISIIGVESESFPVLQQSLKAGHPTEDQACNNHHFYGDVSGVCFGSNSLQLTGKLVDKVVAVREEDILISMLRLLEYERATVDAEGAIGLAALVAGKLPELKGKRVAVVICSGNLELHLLQQCIAHALTLDNRVCRFSLVISDCPGDMSKLLEILAREEARVLDIKQERTFVTSELFTVEVICTVETRDKIHTAQLRNVLLERYPRTVWTER; this is encoded by the exons ggatgacaataaaataaagaaacaacaTATCCCAGCACTTTGTGATCTTCGCTGCTGTAAGAATGTGCCCGTAAGAAATGGCCTTATTGGGCAAAAGCCACCCTCTATCAACCCCGAGAGACTGAAGGATTTTGGTGAGGAGGATTACCTGAACGGGGATGTGAAGACCTGGGAAATGAAGATAGTGAGCCGAAATGAGGAGTTACTTAGGGATGCCCTTTCCTCCATCCCTCAGGCGAGCAGTAGGACCAGCCTGGCAAGCTGTAACAAGCTGATTCGATTTGAAGACATTAGTGCAGCAGCCTTCAAAATCCAGTGTGGTGTTCAGAAAACCCCCTGCATG TATTCTAGGCTATCCAAGCAGTATGGGATGGACATCTACCTGAAGAAGGAGTTCCTCCAGTACACGGGATCTGTGAAGGAACGGGGTGTACTTTACCTTCTGATGTCATTGCCTCAG GATCAGCAAAGAAAAGGGGTGATCGTGGCTTCGGACAGTAACTTTTCCATGGCTGTCGCTTACCATGCCTCAGAGCTCCGTATTCCCGTGTTTGTCATCGTGTCAACCAGCACAGCTCCGGCCAGGGTGAAAATGTGCCGCGACTACGGTGCCATGGTTATATCCTACGGCACTACAGCTAAGGATTCCCAGGTGCACGCAAGGAGGCTGGCGCAGGAGAATGGTTACCTCTACCTTGAAGA ggaGGATAGTGCTGTCTACCTGTCAGGCCTGGGAACCGTGGGGCTGGAGATGTACGAGCAGGTGCCAAAGCTGGACGCAGTGATTTTCCCTGCAGGAGGCCACTGTGGCTTGCTGGCAGGGTCAGCTGCTGCACTCAAACACCTCAACCCACATATTTCTATAATT GGAGTTGAATCTGAAAGTTTCCCAGTATTGCAACAGTCCTTAAAAGCTGGCCACCCAACTGAAGATCAGGCCTGCAACAATCATCACTTCTATGGAG ATGTGAGCGGAGTTTGCTTTGGCAGCAATTCTTTGCAGCTGACTGGGAAGCTTGTGGATAAAGTTGTTGCTGTGAG GGAGGAGGACATCCTCATTTCAATGCTGAGACTGCTGGAGTATGAACGAGCCACGGTTGATGCTGAAGGGGCCATAGGACTTGCAGCATTGGTGGCAGGGAAGCTGCCTGAGTTGAAGGGTAAAAG AGTGGCAGTTGTTATATGCAGTGGAAACCTGGAATTACATTTGCTGCAACAGTGCATAGCTCATGCCCTGACCCTTGATAACAGAGTGTGCAGATTTTCCCTTGTGATTTCCGACTGCCCAGGAGACATGTCAAAGCTACTGGAAATTTTGGCTCGGGAAGAAGCAAG AGTTTTGGATATCAAACAAGAACGCACATTTGTGACATCTGAGCTCTTCACTGTTGAG GTCATCTGCACTGTGGAGACCAGAGACAAGATCCACACAGCCCAGCTGAGGAATGTGCTCTTGGAACGCTACCCCAGAACTGTCTGGACTGAGCGGTGA
- the LOC116447192 gene encoding uncharacterized protein LOC116447192 isoform X2, with product MVSPRASPRARPTDMTIPGPLLPPYGVVVGVLLRLVVYLVAVLYRDDNKIKKQHIPALCDLRCCKNVPVRNGLIGQKPPSINPERLKDFGEEDYLNGDVKTWEMKIVSRNEELLRDALSSIPQASSRTSLASCNKLIRFEDISAAAFKIQCGVQKTPCMYSRLSKQYGMDIYLKKEFLQYTGSVKERGVLYLLMSLPQDQQRKGVIVASDSNFSMAVAYHASELRIPVFVIVSTSTAPARVKMCRDYGAMVISYGTTAKDSQVHARRLAQENGYLYLEEEDSAVYLSGLGTVGLEMYEQVPKLDAVIFPAGGHCGLLAGSAAALKHLNPHISIIGVESESFPVLQQSLKAGHPTEDQACNNHHFYGDVSGVCFGSNSLQLTGKLVDKVVAVREEDILISMLRLLEYERATVDAEGAIGLAALVAGKLPELKGKRVAVVICSGNLELHLLQQCIAHALTLDNRVCRFSLVISDCPGDMSKLLEILAREEARVLDIKQERTFVTSELFTVEVICTVETRDKIHTAQLRNVLLERYPRTVWTER from the exons ggatgacaataaaataaagaaacaacaTATCCCAGCACTTTGTGATCTTCGCTGCTGTAAGAATGTGCCCGTAAGAAATGGCCTTATTGGGCAAAAGCCACCCTCTATCAACCCCGAGAGACTGAAGGATTTTGGTGAGGAGGATTACCTGAACGGGGATGTGAAGACCTGGGAAATGAAGATAGTGAGCCGAAATGAGGAGTTACTTAGGGATGCCCTTTCCTCCATCCCTCAGGCGAGCAGTAGGACCAGCCTGGCAAGCTGTAACAAGCTGATTCGATTTGAAGACATTAGTGCAGCAGCCTTCAAAATCCAGTGTGGTGTTCAGAAAACCCCCTGCATG TATTCTAGGCTATCCAAGCAGTATGGGATGGACATCTACCTGAAGAAGGAGTTCCTCCAGTACACGGGATCTGTGAAGGAACGGGGTGTACTTTACCTTCTGATGTCATTGCCTCAG GATCAGCAAAGAAAAGGGGTGATCGTGGCTTCGGACAGTAACTTTTCCATGGCTGTCGCTTACCATGCCTCAGAGCTCCGTATTCCCGTGTTTGTCATCGTGTCAACCAGCACAGCTCCGGCCAGGGTGAAAATGTGCCGCGACTACGGTGCCATGGTTATATCCTACGGCACTACAGCTAAGGATTCCCAGGTGCACGCAAGGAGGCTGGCGCAGGAGAATGGTTACCTCTACCTTGAAGA ggaGGATAGTGCTGTCTACCTGTCAGGCCTGGGAACCGTGGGGCTGGAGATGTACGAGCAGGTGCCAAAGCTGGACGCAGTGATTTTCCCTGCAGGAGGCCACTGTGGCTTGCTGGCAGGGTCAGCTGCTGCACTCAAACACCTCAACCCACATATTTCTATAATT GGAGTTGAATCTGAAAGTTTCCCAGTATTGCAACAGTCCTTAAAAGCTGGCCACCCAACTGAAGATCAGGCCTGCAACAATCATCACTTCTATGGAG ATGTGAGCGGAGTTTGCTTTGGCAGCAATTCTTTGCAGCTGACTGGGAAGCTTGTGGATAAAGTTGTTGCTGTGAG GGAGGAGGACATCCTCATTTCAATGCTGAGACTGCTGGAGTATGAACGAGCCACGGTTGATGCTGAAGGGGCCATAGGACTTGCAGCATTGGTGGCAGGGAAGCTGCCTGAGTTGAAGGGTAAAAG AGTGGCAGTTGTTATATGCAGTGGAAACCTGGAATTACATTTGCTGCAACAGTGCATAGCTCATGCCCTGACCCTTGATAACAGAGTGTGCAGATTTTCCCTTGTGATTTCCGACTGCCCAGGAGACATGTCAAAGCTACTGGAAATTTTGGCTCGGGAAGAAGCAAG AGTTTTGGATATCAAACAAGAACGCACATTTGTGACATCTGAGCTCTTCACTGTTGAG GTCATCTGCACTGTGGAGACCAGAGACAAGATCCACACAGCCCAGCTGAGGAATGTGCTCTTGGAACGCTACCCCAGAACTGTCTGGACTGAGCGGTGA